A DNA window from Christiangramia salexigens contains the following coding sequences:
- a CDS encoding DUF2975 domain-containing protein, with protein sequence MKKIIQTTYYRLSIITVLLLSINNNLKKVKSSVVLRNIISITYYLMVFSWLIILGIFTYSIIADENSALQIFKEYEEFTINSKRALITILLYELIMIGFWIYLFRLIKNLMDSLTSKSIFTKFQISSFKLIGQLIILLKVIDTLFAFLFDIIFKDRVRFKIDFVDFWLIIALGLFFIFISQIFNRARPYKEENELTV encoded by the coding sequence GTGAAAAAAATAATTCAAACAACTTATTATCGTTTATCAATAATTACCGTATTATTGTTATCGATAAACAATAATTTAAAAAAAGTGAAATCTTCGGTAGTGTTAAGAAATATTATTAGTATTACTTATTATTTAATGGTCTTTTCCTGGCTAATAATTCTAGGCATCTTTACTTACTCAATTATAGCAGACGAAAATTCAGCACTTCAAATATTTAAGGAATATGAGGAGTTTACAATCAATTCTAAACGTGCGCTGATTACAATCCTATTGTACGAACTCATAATGATTGGATTCTGGATCTATCTTTTTCGTTTAATCAAAAATTTAATGGATAGTTTAACTTCAAAATCAATTTTCACCAAATTTCAAATCAGCAGTTTTAAACTTATAGGTCAACTAATCATCCTTTTGAAGGTTATCGATACACTATTCGCATTTTTATTCGATATTATATTTAAAGATCGTGTGAGATTTAAAATTGATTTTGTGGATTTCTGGCTGATTATAGCCCTTGGCTTATTTTTCATTTTTATTTCGCAAATTTTTAATAGAGCAAGACCATACAAAGAAGAAAACGAATTAACCGTTTAG
- a CDS encoding FoF1 ATP synthase subunit delta/epsilon, with protein sequence MYLEIVTPEAVVFRAEVDAVKVPGHDGEFQMLNNHAPIVSTLTEGDVKINLTAGKSNEVKAKSDLFRTETSDSNVLYYTIKGGVLEMKDNKAIILAD encoded by the coding sequence ATGTATTTAGAGATAGTAACTCCCGAAGCAGTAGTATTTAGAGCAGAAGTGGATGCGGTTAAAGTGCCGGGACACGATGGTGAATTTCAGATGCTGAATAATCACGCTCCTATAGTTTCAACTTTGACTGAAGGTGATGTAAAGATCAATCTTACCGCTGGAAAGTCTAATGAAGTAAAAGCTAAAAGCGATCTGTTTAGAACTGAAACTTCCGATTCTAATGTTTTATACTACACAATTAAAGGAGGAGTTCTTGAAATGAAAGATAATAAAGCTATCATTTTAGCCGATTAG
- the atpD gene encoding F0F1 ATP synthase subunit beta, with protein MSKVTGKVAQIIGPVVDVVFDSENAELPKIYDSLEIAREDGSTLVLEVQSHIGEDTVRTISMDSTDGLSRGVEVLSTGNPIQMPIGKDVYGRLFNVVGDAIDGLGNLPKKGEDGLPIHREAPKFEDLSVSTEVLFTGIKVIDLIEPYAKGGKIGLFGGAGVGKTVLIQELINNIAKGHGGLSVFAGVGERTREGNDLLREMLESGIIKYGDDFMHSMEEGGWDLQKVDKAVMKESKATFVFGQMNEPPGARARVALSGLTIAEFFRDGAGEGQGKDVLFFVDNIFRFTQAGSEVSALLGRMPSAVGYQPTLATEMGAMQERITSTKNGSITSVQAVYVPADDLTDPAPATTFAHLDATTVLSRKIAELGIYPAVDPLDSTSRILAPDILGNEHYDCAQRVKELLQRYKELQDIIAILGMEELSEEDKLAVSRARRVQRFLSQPFHVAEQFTGLKGVLVDIKDTIKGFNMIMDGELDHLPEAAFNLKGTIEEAIEAGEKMLAES; from the coding sequence ATGTCTAAAGTCACAGGTAAAGTTGCCCAGATTATTGGTCCTGTAGTTGACGTTGTGTTCGACTCAGAAAACGCTGAACTACCAAAGATTTACGATTCTTTGGAAATTGCCAGAGAAGATGGTTCTACTTTAGTTCTTGAGGTGCAGTCGCACATCGGTGAAGATACTGTAAGAACGATCTCAATGGATTCTACTGATGGATTAAGCCGTGGTGTTGAAGTGCTTTCAACCGGAAATCCTATTCAAATGCCAATTGGTAAAGATGTATATGGTAGACTGTTCAACGTTGTTGGAGATGCTATCGATGGATTAGGTAATCTTCCGAAAAAAGGTGAAGATGGACTTCCAATTCACCGTGAGGCTCCAAAATTCGAGGATTTATCTGTGTCTACAGAAGTTTTATTTACAGGTATTAAAGTAATTGACCTTATTGAGCCTTATGCAAAAGGTGGTAAGATTGGTCTTTTTGGAGGTGCTGGTGTAGGTAAAACGGTTCTTATTCAGGAATTGATTAACAACATTGCTAAAGGTCACGGTGGACTTTCTGTATTTGCAGGAGTTGGTGAGCGTACTCGTGAAGGGAATGACCTTCTTAGAGAAATGTTGGAATCTGGAATTATAAAATACGGTGATGATTTCATGCACTCTATGGAAGAAGGCGGATGGGATCTTCAAAAAGTAGATAAGGCTGTTATGAAAGAGTCTAAAGCTACTTTCGTATTCGGACAGATGAACGAACCTCCTGGGGCTCGTGCACGTGTTGCACTTTCTGGTCTTACCATTGCGGAATTCTTCCGTGACGGAGCTGGAGAAGGACAAGGAAAAGATGTACTTTTCTTCGTAGATAACATTTTCCGTTTTACTCAGGCAGGTTCTGAGGTATCTGCACTTCTTGGGCGTATGCCTTCAGCGGTAGGATACCAGCCAACATTGGCAACAGAAATGGGTGCGATGCAGGAGCGTATTACTTCTACTAAGAATGGTTCGATTACATCTGTACAGGCGGTATATGTACCTGCAGATGACCTTACTGACCCGGCACCGGCAACAACATTTGCCCACCTTGATGCAACTACGGTACTTTCTCGTAAAATTGCTGAGCTAGGTATTTATCCTGCGGTAGATCCATTGGATTCTACTTCAAGAATTCTTGCTCCAGACATTTTAGGAAATGAGCACTATGATTGTGCACAGAGAGTAAAAGAGTTACTACAGAGATATAAAGAACTTCAGGATATTATTGCTATTCTTGGAATGGAAGAGCTTTCTGAAGAAGATAAACTAGCAGTATCACGGGCGAGACGTGTGCAGAGATTCCTTTCTCAGCCGTTCCACGTAGCAGAGCAGTTTACCGGTCTTAAAGGAGTACTTGTAGATATTAAGGATACCATTAAAGGATTTAATATGATTATGGATGGAGAGCTAGATCACCTTCCGGAAGCAGCATTCAACCTTAAAGGTACTATCGAAGAGGCTATCGAAGCTGGAGAAAAAATGCTTGCTGAATCTTAA
- the glmS gene encoding glutamine--fructose-6-phosphate transaminase (isomerizing): MCGIVGYIGHRDAYPVVLKGLQRLEYRGYDSAGIALFDGAELKMSKTKGKVADLKSRLESEISTNGTVGLGHTRWATHGEPNDVNSHPHYSNSGDLVIIHNGIIENYDALKKELKKRGYTFKSDTDTEVLVNLIEDVIKEEGVKLGKAVQIALNQTVGAYAIAVFNKTKPDEIVVARLGSPLAIGVGEDEFFVASDASPFIEFTNNAIYLEDGEMAVIRRNKGVKVRKIKDDTLVDPYIQELQLNLEQIEKGGFDHFMLKEIHEQPNAISDTYRGRMLVEQGLIRMAGVDDNMERIANAKRFIIVACGTSWHAGLVAEYILEDLARIPVEVEYASEFRYRNPIITENDVVIAISQSGETADTMAAIKLAKEKGAFVFGVCNVVGSSISRETNAGAYTHAGPEIGVASTKAFTTQITVLTLMALKLGKFKGTISISDFQFHLQEMERIPEKVKQALKSDALIQEIADKYKDATNCLYLGRGYNFPVALEGALKLKEISYIHAEGYPAAEMKHGPIALIDEQMPVVVIATKKGHYEKVVSNIQEIKSRKGKIIAIVTEGDEEVRELADYVVEVPETIESLTPLLTTIPLQLLSYHIAVMLGKNVDQPRNLAKSVTVE, translated from the coding sequence ATGTGTGGAATTGTAGGATACATAGGGCATAGGGATGCCTATCCAGTAGTGCTAAAAGGCCTACAGCGATTAGAGTACAGAGGATATGATAGTGCAGGGATTGCATTATTTGATGGAGCAGAACTTAAGATGAGTAAAACTAAAGGAAAGGTTGCTGATCTTAAAAGTCGATTGGAAAGTGAGATTTCTACTAATGGGACAGTTGGTTTAGGTCATACACGATGGGCTACCCATGGGGAGCCTAATGATGTTAATTCTCACCCGCATTATTCAAATTCCGGCGACCTCGTAATTATTCATAATGGAATTATTGAAAATTATGATGCCCTGAAAAAAGAATTAAAAAAGCGTGGCTATACCTTTAAAAGTGATACTGATACTGAGGTGTTGGTGAATCTTATCGAAGATGTTATAAAAGAAGAAGGTGTCAAATTAGGGAAGGCTGTGCAGATAGCACTTAACCAGACTGTAGGGGCTTATGCTATTGCGGTATTCAATAAGACCAAACCTGATGAAATTGTAGTTGCAAGACTAGGAAGTCCACTTGCGATTGGAGTTGGTGAAGATGAATTCTTTGTGGCTTCAGATGCTTCTCCTTTTATTGAATTCACTAACAATGCTATTTACCTTGAAGACGGTGAGATGGCAGTGATCCGAAGAAATAAAGGAGTTAAGGTTAGAAAAATAAAGGATGATACTTTGGTTGATCCTTATATTCAGGAGCTTCAGTTGAACCTTGAGCAAATTGAAAAAGGTGGTTTTGATCACTTTATGCTAAAAGAAATTCACGAACAACCTAATGCCATCAGCGATACTTATAGAGGTAGAATGCTTGTGGAACAGGGATTGATTCGAATGGCCGGAGTAGACGACAATATGGAGCGTATTGCAAATGCAAAACGTTTTATTATTGTTGCCTGTGGTACTTCCTGGCATGCCGGATTGGTTGCGGAATATATTCTTGAGGATCTGGCACGTATACCTGTTGAGGTGGAGTATGCTTCAGAGTTTCGATATAGAAACCCGATCATAACCGAAAATGATGTCGTGATCGCAATTTCTCAGAGTGGTGAAACTGCCGATACTATGGCGGCTATTAAATTAGCCAAGGAAAAAGGTGCTTTTGTGTTTGGAGTATGTAACGTGGTAGGTTCTTCTATTTCCAGAGAGACCAATGCCGGAGCGTATACTCATGCCGGACCGGAAATTGGGGTGGCCTCTACTAAAGCCTTTACAACGCAGATCACTGTTCTTACACTTATGGCCTTGAAGCTTGGTAAGTTTAAAGGAACAATTTCAATTAGTGATTTTCAGTTCCATCTTCAGGAAATGGAAAGAATACCTGAAAAAGTAAAACAGGCTTTAAAATCTGATGCACTTATTCAGGAAATTGCTGATAAGTACAAGGATGCAACCAATTGTCTTTATTTAGGACGTGGTTATAACTTCCCTGTGGCTCTTGAAGGTGCATTAAAATTAAAGGAAATTTCATATATACATGCAGAAGGATATCCGGCTGCAGAGATGAAGCATGGTCCTATTGCTCTTATAGATGAGCAAATGCCTGTGGTGGTTATCGCTACTAAAAAAGGCCATTACGAGAAAGTGGTGAGTAACATTCAGGAGATAAAATCCAGAAAAGGAAAGATTATCGCAATTGTTACTGAAGGAGATGAAGAGGTTCGAGAGCTTGCCGATTATGTGGTCGAGGTTCCGGAAACCATTGAATCATTGACTCCTCTGTTAACTACAATTCCATTGCAATTGTTATCCTATCATATAGCGGTAATGCTTGGGAAGAATGTTGATCAGCCAAGAAATTTAGCAAAATCTGTTACCGTAGAGTAA
- a CDS encoding DUF4270 domain-containing protein yields MKLNKLIQITATLAVVFAFIGCDEEFTEIGGEIISNPTDVDLREIKVNAYSKKINSIQTNNLTNFFLGVNEHPVYGESAASIVSQLSLSAANPTFGDKVELDSVVLKLPYFSSQIESGSEGQIQYKLDSIFGEGSFKLSVYETSYLLNDLDPSTGFEQQQKYYSDQQDDVEKNIVGEPLFVDEEFTPSSDSYVSYELNEVGDNDTITNAPALRLKLPVAFFKNKIIDKQGSDVLLNNNNFKNYFRSLLIKAETNNTAGNLILFNLANNDAEISLYYTHEIEDEDDGLVRKRGSFDLKFTGGNRFNVYKGEFPDNILQEIEAQDENSGSSNLYLKSQEGSMAVIELFEDEAEFEELKQNNWLINEANLTFYINQDALGEVVEPERLMLYDLDNNSVLIDYAIDPTATESSPANSRLTYSGKIERGEDGNGQFYKIRITEHINRVLNSDADNVKLGLVITGNINNASFSAVRRIDGVERVPAASLLTPRGTVLYGDAASDEDKRLKLRIYYTDLN; encoded by the coding sequence ATGAAACTAAACAAATTGATTCAAATAACAGCCACTTTGGCTGTTGTTTTCGCTTTTATAGGTTGCGATGAAGAGTTTACAGAAATTGGAGGAGAAATTATAAGCAACCCTACAGATGTTGATCTAAGAGAAATAAAAGTGAATGCTTATTCAAAGAAGATCAACTCTATACAAACGAACAATCTGACTAATTTTTTTCTTGGAGTGAACGAGCACCCGGTTTATGGTGAGAGTGCTGCAAGTATAGTTAGTCAGTTGAGTCTTTCAGCTGCTAATCCTACATTTGGAGATAAGGTTGAATTGGATAGTGTAGTCTTAAAATTACCATATTTTTCATCTCAAATAGAGTCAGGTAGTGAAGGTCAGATCCAGTATAAGTTGGATTCGATCTTTGGAGAGGGTTCTTTTAAGCTTTCTGTTTATGAAACTTCTTATTTGCTGAACGATCTTGATCCGTCAACCGGCTTCGAGCAACAGCAAAAATATTATTCAGATCAACAGGATGATGTTGAAAAGAATATTGTTGGTGAGCCATTATTTGTTGATGAGGAATTCACACCTTCTTCAGATTCATATGTAAGTTATGAGCTTAACGAGGTGGGAGATAATGATACTATTACCAACGCTCCCGCGTTGCGATTGAAATTACCTGTAGCATTCTTTAAAAATAAGATTATAGATAAACAGGGTAGTGATGTATTACTGAATAATAATAACTTCAAAAACTATTTTAGAAGTTTACTTATAAAAGCTGAAACGAATAACACTGCCGGAAACTTGATTCTATTTAATCTTGCTAATAATGATGCAGAAATTTCGCTTTATTATACGCATGAGATTGAGGATGAGGATGATGGTCTGGTTAGAAAACGAGGCAGTTTTGATCTTAAATTCACTGGTGGAAACCGATTCAATGTTTACAAAGGAGAGTTTCCAGATAATATACTTCAGGAGATCGAAGCTCAGGATGAAAACTCAGGTTCATCCAATCTTTATTTGAAGTCCCAGGAGGGTAGTATGGCTGTGATCGAATTGTTTGAGGATGAAGCTGAATTTGAAGAATTAAAACAAAATAACTGGTTGATAAATGAAGCAAACCTTACATTTTACATCAATCAGGACGCCTTAGGCGAGGTTGTTGAACCGGAAAGATTGATGCTTTATGACCTGGATAATAACAGTGTTTTGATAGATTATGCTATCGATCCGACTGCAACTGAAAGTAGTCCTGCAAATTCGAGACTTACTTATAGCGGAAAGATTGAGCGTGGCGAAGACGGTAACGGCCAGTTTTATAAAATTAGAATTACGGAGCATATCAACAGAGTTTTAAATAGTGATGCTGATAATGTTAAGCTTGGGCTTGTAATTACCGGAAATATTAATAATGCTAGCTTCTCGGCTGTTAGAAGGATAGATGGTGTGGAAAGAGTTCCCGCGGCTTCCTTGCTAACTCCAAGAGGAACGGTTTTATATGGAGATGCAGCCTCAGATGAGGATAAAAGGTTGAAATTAAGAATTTATTATACAGATTTGAATTAA
- a CDS encoding putative monovalent cation/H+ antiporter subunit A produces the protein MLTAILTGFLFSIFLVFTGKFFKGKLSLLASIVPLGLFVYFSQFISRVSSGEVINRTYEWVPSFGVDLGFKLDGLSLLFTLMITGIGFLVFAYTSSYLRGHQYLDRFYGYLAAFMGAMLGLVLSDNMITLFVFWELTSISSFFLIGFNNTNPASRKSALIALGITGIGGLFLLAGALLLNNMVGTYSISEMIGMSEVITSNPYYLIAVLLIFGAAFTKSAQFPFHFWLPGAMKAPTPVSTYLHSATMVKAGVYLLMRFTPVLGGEEFWNTTLIIVGGITMLYSAIHTIFRTDLKGILAYSTISALGILVFLIGLGTQEAFLAAAVFIIVHALYKATLFLVTGIIDHQTHTRDVTRLSGLNKIMLPVGIAGILAAISSAGIPPSIGFVGKELTYDAASKSEWLVVLIIIAIVLTKIFLLYAGFVAGIKPFTGKLPEEHSNVKMPGFLMWAPPLLLASLGIIFGVAPFIIESALVKPVVEALGADASEIHLALWHGFNMVFILSLITIGVGIALYFILKPSAKLESAAAKFESISPESLLGKFNRGFIILSSFWTRFFQNGYLRNYISIIILFLVVLVGYIILGDTSFSIDYNSLSKITLYEITTTLILIAGIFYTVFTQSRLAAVVGMGVVGLSICLIFVFYSAPDLAMTQFSIDTLTVILFVLVLYKLPRYLKLSDFKTRVRDGILSGIFGLLIATLSLQVLSEPVNKDIGNFYANNAYLEAHGKNVVNVILVDFRGSDTLIEISVLAIAAIGVFGLMKLRLKTVDRKRNQD, from the coding sequence ATGCTAACCGCAATTCTTACAGGCTTTCTATTTTCAATTTTTCTCGTTTTCACGGGGAAGTTCTTCAAGGGTAAACTATCCTTGCTTGCTTCTATCGTGCCTTTAGGCCTGTTTGTGTATTTTTCACAGTTTATATCACGAGTATCAAGCGGAGAAGTAATTAACAGGACTTATGAATGGGTGCCATCTTTTGGAGTGGACCTTGGATTTAAGTTAGATGGACTTTCGCTTTTGTTCACATTGATGATCACGGGGATTGGTTTTCTCGTCTTTGCATATACTTCGTCTTATTTGAGGGGACACCAATATCTGGATAGGTTCTATGGTTATCTGGCTGCTTTTATGGGTGCCATGTTGGGTCTGGTCCTTTCAGATAACATGATAACCTTATTCGTTTTTTGGGAATTAACAAGTATTTCTTCGTTCTTCCTTATTGGATTTAATAATACAAATCCGGCGTCGAGAAAATCTGCTTTAATAGCTCTCGGGATCACTGGGATTGGAGGTCTTTTTCTTTTGGCAGGTGCTTTGTTGTTAAACAATATGGTAGGAACCTACAGCATTTCTGAGATGATAGGAATGAGCGAGGTGATCACTTCTAATCCATATTACCTAATTGCGGTTCTCCTAATATTTGGTGCTGCTTTTACAAAATCAGCCCAATTTCCATTTCATTTTTGGTTGCCCGGAGCGATGAAAGCTCCAACTCCCGTGTCTACTTACCTGCATTCTGCTACAATGGTAAAAGCTGGGGTGTATTTATTAATGAGGTTTACTCCGGTACTGGGAGGAGAAGAGTTCTGGAATACTACTCTAATCATAGTTGGTGGAATAACAATGTTGTACTCTGCCATACACACAATTTTCAGAACAGATCTAAAGGGTATTCTTGCATATTCCACTATTTCTGCATTGGGAATACTAGTGTTTTTAATTGGTTTAGGAACTCAGGAAGCATTTTTAGCTGCGGCGGTGTTTATTATTGTTCACGCACTGTATAAAGCCACTTTGTTCCTTGTGACCGGAATTATAGATCATCAAACTCATACAAGGGATGTCACCAGACTCTCCGGACTTAATAAAATAATGTTACCTGTTGGTATAGCCGGCATTCTTGCTGCGATTTCTAGTGCGGGTATCCCACCAAGTATTGGTTTTGTTGGTAAGGAGCTCACTTATGATGCAGCCTCAAAATCGGAATGGCTGGTAGTGCTGATTATAATCGCAATAGTACTCACGAAAATATTCTTGTTATATGCAGGATTCGTGGCTGGTATCAAACCATTTACCGGCAAGTTGCCTGAAGAACATTCCAATGTGAAAATGCCAGGCTTCCTTATGTGGGCGCCGCCATTATTATTGGCTTCCCTTGGGATAATATTCGGTGTGGCTCCGTTCATTATCGAATCAGCATTGGTGAAACCCGTGGTAGAGGCACTTGGTGCAGATGCCAGCGAAATACATTTGGCTCTATGGCATGGTTTTAATATGGTTTTTATACTTAGTTTGATCACTATTGGAGTAGGTATAGCTTTGTATTTTATTCTAAAGCCCTCTGCAAAACTAGAAAGTGCAGCGGCAAAATTTGAATCCATATCGCCTGAAAGTCTGCTTGGAAAATTCAATAGAGGATTTATTATCCTTTCCAGCTTTTGGACGAGATTTTTTCAAAATGGGTATTTGAGGAACTATATTTCAATAATTATCCTTTTCCTGGTAGTTTTGGTTGGATATATTATTTTAGGGGATACCAGTTTTTCTATAGATTATAACTCGCTTTCTAAAATAACCTTATACGAGATAACTACCACGCTAATTTTGATTGCAGGTATTTTTTATACTGTGTTTACTCAATCAAGGCTGGCTGCAGTAGTGGGTATGGGAGTTGTAGGTCTTTCGATCTGTTTGATCTTTGTGTTCTATAGTGCACCCGATCTAGCAATGACTCAATTTTCTATTGATACTTTAACGGTTATCCTATTTGTATTAGTACTATATAAATTACCGAGGTATTTAAAACTTTCAGATTTTAAGACCAGAGTAAGAGATGGTATCCTGTCAGGGATCTTTGGACTGCTAATAGCAACCCTTTCTCTGCAAGTGCTTTCTGAACCCGTGAATAAGGATATTGGTAATTTCTATGCTAATAATGCTTATCTGGAAGCGCACGGAAAAAACGTGGTAAACGTAATACTGGTAGATTTTAGAGGATCAGATACCTTGATTGAAATTTCAGTATTAGCTATTGCAGCCATAGGAGTATTTGGATTGATGAAACTGAGGTTGAAAACTGTGGACCGCAAAAGAAATCAGGATTAA
- a CDS encoding M61 family metallopeptidase has product MRYIFITLLFLCFKGIAQTNNYNISFENAVHHEAKIKASFPKIKTGKLKLRMSRTSPGRYALHEFAKNVYGLKATNSKGEALPISRPDPYSWIVSGHDGTVNIEYILYANRGDGTYSQIDETHAHLNIPATFIYSEELKHRPIEVNFDVREDLNWKIATQLEKLSQNKYSAPDLYYFMDSPVEISDHDVKEFELQGKKIQFVLHHPGTDTEFEEYFDQVIRIVKQETAVFGELPDYDYGKYTFLACYMPNVSGDGMEHRNSTILTDIESLADGGMKGNIGTVAHEFFHGWNVERLRPEDLEPFSFSEVNMSEGLWFAEGFTSYYTGLILCRAQVNSEKEYIEGLAGTFNYVWNSPAREYFNPIQMSMQAPFIDAATSVDPVNRENTFISYYSYGSSLGLALDLSLKQNDLNLDDFMKLMWTKYGKKEIAYDVKDIEETLIEYAGPEFGTKFFQEYIHSSKMPDYKNLMKSVGVKLEQETNENYFGATLKNTENGLEITRNTFKNSPAYKAGLDHGDLITSVNGEPITSVEDFNKLIKNSKKNAVIEIGFERFGKPKITEVKLGSDPHYKISLMEKAEKQQLKNRKQWLDAK; this is encoded by the coding sequence ATGCGCTACATATTTATAACACTACTTTTCCTATGTTTTAAGGGCATTGCCCAAACGAACAATTACAATATCTCCTTTGAAAATGCCGTGCATCACGAGGCTAAGATCAAAGCTAGTTTTCCTAAGATCAAAACCGGTAAATTAAAATTAAGAATGAGCAGGACTTCACCGGGACGTTATGCACTGCATGAGTTTGCCAAAAATGTATACGGTTTAAAGGCGACAAATAGCAAAGGAGAAGCACTTCCAATTAGCCGACCAGATCCTTATTCCTGGATCGTTAGCGGTCACGATGGTACTGTAAATATCGAATATATTCTCTATGCTAATCGCGGCGATGGAACGTATTCTCAGATAGACGAGACTCATGCTCATCTTAATATCCCTGCAACTTTTATTTATTCTGAAGAATTAAAACATAGACCAATAGAGGTGAATTTTGATGTTCGCGAAGACTTGAATTGGAAAATAGCAACTCAGTTAGAAAAGCTATCACAAAATAAATACTCAGCACCAGATCTATATTATTTCATGGATAGTCCTGTAGAGATAAGCGATCATGATGTTAAAGAATTTGAACTTCAAGGAAAAAAGATTCAATTCGTACTACACCATCCCGGAACTGACACAGAATTTGAAGAATATTTTGATCAGGTAATAAGAATTGTGAAACAAGAGACGGCTGTATTTGGTGAATTACCAGATTACGACTACGGAAAATATACTTTTCTTGCCTGTTATATGCCAAATGTTTCCGGCGATGGCATGGAGCACAGAAACAGTACAATTTTAACCGATATTGAAAGTCTTGCTGACGGCGGAATGAAAGGAAATATTGGAACGGTGGCACATGAGTTCTTCCACGGCTGGAATGTGGAACGCTTAAGACCGGAAGACCTGGAACCTTTCAGCTTTTCTGAAGTAAATATGAGCGAAGGTCTTTGGTTTGCTGAAGGATTCACCAGCTATTATACGGGACTCATTTTATGCCGGGCTCAGGTAAACTCCGAGAAAGAGTATATAGAAGGGCTTGCAGGCACTTTTAATTACGTATGGAATTCCCCGGCAAGGGAATACTTCAATCCTATCCAGATGAGCATGCAGGCGCCATTTATAGATGCAGCCACCTCGGTAGACCCTGTGAACCGGGAAAATACTTTTATTTCCTATTATTCTTACGGTAGCAGCCTAGGTTTGGCGCTTGACCTTTCACTTAAACAGAATGATCTGAATCTTGATGATTTTATGAAACTAATGTGGACAAAATATGGAAAAAAAGAAATAGCATATGACGTCAAAGATATCGAAGAAACTCTCATAGAATATGCAGGACCGGAGTTTGGCACCAAATTCTTTCAGGAATACATCCATTCCAGCAAAATGCCAGATTATAAAAACCTTATGAAGAGCGTAGGTGTTAAATTAGAGCAGGAAACAAACGAAAATTATTTTGGCGCTACTCTTAAAAATACAGAAAACGGATTGGAAATTACTCGGAACACATTCAAGAACAGTCCTGCTTATAAGGCAGGATTAGATCACGGAGATCTAATTACGTCCGTAAACGGTGAACCTATCACATCAGTTGAAGATTTCAACAAACTAATCAAAAACAGTAAAAAGAACGCCGTTATAGAAATCGGTTTCGAAAGATTCGGAAAACCAAAAATTACAGAAGTTAAACTAGGTTCAGATCCTCATTATAAAATAAGTTTGATGGAAAAGGCAGAAAAACAACAATTAAAGAATAGAAAACAATGGTTGGACGCCAAATAA
- a CDS encoding helix-turn-helix domain-containing protein, whose protein sequence is MPIQINLDKILEEKEVKSNELADIIGITTANLSILKTGKAKAIRFSTLEAICEALECQPGDILEYKS, encoded by the coding sequence ATGCCAATTCAGATAAACCTTGATAAAATTTTAGAGGAAAAAGAGGTCAAAAGCAATGAATTAGCCGACATTATTGGCATCACCACCGCAAACCTCTCTATCCTCAAAACCGGAAAAGCAAAAGCTATACGTTTTTCAACCCTAGAGGCGATCTGCGAAGCCTTAGAATGTCAACCGGGGGATATATTGGAATATAAATCTTAA